ACGGGATCGGGACGGAGAGGGGCGGGCGCGCAACGCGCGGCCACGGGACGGGCTCGGGCGGCCACTGCCGTACGGCGAGTCCGGGGTGGACCGGCAGCCCGAAGGGGTCCTACGCCGTCCCGAGGAGAGCGTCGCCGAGGCGCAGGCACTGCTGGACGCGGGGAAGCCGTTCCACGCGCACGAGGTCTTCGAGGACGCCTGGAAGTCGGGCCCGGAGGAGGAGCGCGGCCTGTGGCGGGGGCTCGCACAACTGGCCGTGGGGCTCACGCACTCCGCGCGCGGGAACGTCACGGGTGGCGCCCGGCTGTTGCGGCGCGGGGCCGACGCGGTCGAGGAGTGGGCGGCCGAGGACTCGCGACCGCGGCCGTACGGGCTGGACCTCGCCGGGGTCGTCACCTGGGCGCGGGAACTGGCGGCGGAGGTGGAGCGCGAGGCCGCCCCTGTCGACGCGGTGGCTCGGGCGCCACGCTTGTCGGGTCGTAGCGTCGGCGGCTGACCCGGGCCGACCCGCCGCGTTGTCGGTGGTGTGCGGCAGACTCGGGGCGTGCGGAGGATTCATGTCATCGGTATCGGCGCGGGCGACCCCGACCAGCTCACCCTTCAGGCGGTCAGGGTGCTGCGGGGCACCGACGTGTTCTTCGTCCTCGACAAGGGCGAGACCGGGTCCGACCTCGTGGGGCTGCGCCGGCACCTGCTCGACACGCACGTGCCGGAAGGGACGTACCGCCTGGTCGAGGTGCGCGATCCGGAGCGGGACCGGACGGCCGGGGGCGCCGCGTACTCCCCCGCGGTCGGGGACTGGCGGCGTGCCCGGGCCGGGATCTACGAGCGGCTGATCGCCGGGCTCGGCCCGGCGGAGAGCGGGGCGTTCCTGGTGTGGGGCGATCCCTCGCTGTACGACAGCACGCTCGGGATTCTGGAGGAGATCCTCGGGCGGGGCACGGTCGAGTTCGAGTACGACGTGGTGCCCGGCATCAGCAGTGTCTCCGCACTCGCCGCCCGGCACCGCACGGGGCTCAACCGGGTCGCGAGTGCCGTCCAGATCACCACCGGGCGGCGGCTCGCCGAGGGGTTTCCGGCGGAGGCCGACGACGTGGTCGTGATGCTGGACGCCCATCAGGCCTTCCGGGAGTTCGCCGACGAGGACATCCACATCTACTGGGGCGCGTACATAGGCACCCCGGACGAGATCCTCGTCTCCGGGCCGATCGCCGAGGCGGCGCCCCGTATCGAGCGGTTGCGTGCCGAGGCCCGTGAGCGCAAGGGCTGGATCATGGACACGTATCTGCTGCGGCGGAAGCCCGGAGCGCCTGGGCCCGGGCAGCGGCAGGCACCGGGGCCGGGCACCCGGCCGGACGCCACCCCTTGCACGGGCGTACCACCGGTGTGATCGTGACCTCGTGACAGTCGCCGAGGACACCGCACCGCCCGCCGCCGCGCAGCCACCCGTGCTGGACTCCCGCCGCCGCAACGTCGTCTTCGTCACGATCAT
The DNA window shown above is from Streptomyces sp. NBC_01451 and carries:
- the cobF gene encoding precorrin-6A synthase (deacetylating); amino-acid sequence: MRRIHVIGIGAGDPDQLTLQAVRVLRGTDVFFVLDKGETGSDLVGLRRHLLDTHVPEGTYRLVEVRDPERDRTAGGAAYSPAVGDWRRARAGIYERLIAGLGPAESGAFLVWGDPSLYDSTLGILEEILGRGTVEFEYDVVPGISSVSALAARHRTGLNRVASAVQITTGRRLAEGFPAEADDVVVMLDAHQAFREFADEDIHIYWGAYIGTPDEILVSGPIAEAAPRIERLRAEARERKGWIMDTYLLRRKPGAPGPGQRQAPGPGTRPDATPCTGVPPV
- a CDS encoding DUF309 domain-containing protein yields the protein MSSASEGRAAAGGRRDRDGEGRARNARPRDGLGRPLPYGESGVDRQPEGVLRRPEESVAEAQALLDAGKPFHAHEVFEDAWKSGPEEERGLWRGLAQLAVGLTHSARGNVTGGARLLRRGADAVEEWAAEDSRPRPYGLDLAGVVTWARELAAEVEREAAPVDAVARAPRLSGRSVGG